One genomic segment of Candidatus Omnitrophota bacterium includes these proteins:
- a CDS encoding ABC transporter permease: protein MASYILRRVLSSIPLLLGITLISFVVIHLAPGEPTDMQTEMNPRTSSEVKQQLRELYHLDKPIPVQYWYWLKKLTVLDFGTSHMDGRPALKKIAERIPITLTINIASILLVMGVAIPIGIHSALYRGSRSDRWLTLLVFIGYAMPTFWLALLLMDWLGVRLMIVPISGLTSLEYGQMNLLERCLDLLHHLALPIFVSAFGGLAGISRYMRSSMVHVLQQDYIRTARAKGLGEMQVIRKHALRNACLPIVTIMGLMVPGLIGGSVIFETIFSIPGMGRLYFDSVLARDYPIIMGLLVIGAVLTLLGNLLADLAYSWVDPRIRYQEPES, encoded by the coding sequence ATGGCAAGTTATATTCTGCGGCGCGTTCTTTCGTCCATTCCTCTTCTGCTGGGCATTACCCTCATCAGTTTTGTTGTGATCCATCTTGCGCCCGGTGAGCCCACGGATATGCAAACCGAAATGAATCCGCGGACCTCCTCCGAGGTCAAGCAGCAACTGCGCGAGCTGTACCACCTGGACAAACCCATCCCGGTGCAGTATTGGTACTGGCTCAAGAAACTGACAGTTCTTGATTTCGGGACTTCTCATATGGACGGCCGTCCTGCGCTCAAGAAAATCGCCGAACGCATTCCCATCACGCTCACCATCAATATCGCTTCAATTCTTCTGGTCATGGGGGTGGCCATTCCCATCGGAATCCATTCGGCCCTGTACCGGGGCTCGCGTTCAGACCGCTGGCTGACACTCCTGGTCTTTATCGGCTATGCCATGCCCACTTTTTGGCTGGCCCTTTTGCTTATGGATTGGCTGGGGGTGCGCCTCATGATTGTGCCCATCTCCGGACTCACTTCCCTGGAATACGGTCAGATGAATCTCTTGGAGCGATGCCTGGATCTGCTGCACCATCTGGCCCTGCCGATTTTTGTTTCCGCCTTTGGCGGCCTGGCCGGGATCTCGCGCTACATGAGAAGTTCCATGGTCCATGTGTTGCAACAGGATTATATCCGCACAGCCCGGGCCAAGGGCTTGGGAGAGATGCAGGTGATCCGCAAGCATGCGCTCCGCAATGCCTGTTTGCCCATTGTGACGATTATGGGTTTGATGGTGCCGGGCCTTATCGGAGGGAGTGTGATTTTTGAAACCATTTTTTCCATCCCCGGCATGGGACGGCTTTATTTTGACAGTGTGCTGGCGCGAGACTACCCCATCATCATGGGCCTGCTGGTCATCGGCGCGGTGTTGACGCTCTTGGGGAATCTCTTGGCCGACCTCGCCTATAGCTGGGTGGATCCGCGGATCCGCTATCAGGAGCCCGAATCGTGA
- a CDS encoding ABC transporter ATP-binding protein produces MNTIEIENLCVDYRTGDRTLRALDRVDLSVAQGEILALVGESGCGKSTLGLALGRLLPSNASIPSGVIRIGGRDVLRLSSAEVPQVRGNEIGYVFQHPGSALNPLMTIGEQIVEALRLGGLKDPAELQIAAKAQLGRFGIMPAEERIHQYPHQMSGGMKQRVMIAMATCRRPLLLVADEPTSALDVTVQASVLKIVGELTEGGELSVVFITHDLRIAFALANRVAVMYAGRIVELGDVDEVKESPKHPYTERLLECVPGMARGAGRLSPIEGEPPQLWDIPAGCAFHPRCHRVEPRCRQLSPGPVSMSPTHWSRCLLLEEKL; encoded by the coding sequence GTGAACACCATTGAAATTGAAAATCTATGCGTGGATTACCGCACCGGCGACCGCACTCTGCGCGCTTTGGACAGGGTGGATCTGAGTGTGGCCCAAGGGGAGATCCTTGCATTGGTGGGGGAGTCTGGTTGCGGCAAAAGCACGCTGGGCCTGGCTTTGGGCCGTCTCTTGCCTTCCAATGCGTCCATTCCCTCGGGAGTAATCCGGATTGGCGGGCGGGATGTGCTCCGGTTATCTTCCGCAGAAGTGCCACAGGTGCGCGGTAATGAAATCGGCTATGTGTTCCAACACCCGGGCTCGGCTCTCAATCCTCTGATGACCATCGGAGAGCAAATTGTGGAGGCCTTGAGGCTGGGAGGACTGAAGGACCCGGCAGAGTTGCAGATTGCGGCCAAAGCTCAATTGGGGCGTTTTGGGATCATGCCTGCCGAAGAACGCATTCATCAATACCCTCACCAAATGTCCGGAGGAATGAAACAGCGTGTGATGATTGCCATGGCCACTTGCCGGCGGCCTTTGCTTCTGGTGGCTGATGAGCCTACCTCGGCCCTGGATGTGACGGTGCAGGCAAGCGTGCTCAAGATTGTGGGAGAGCTGACTGAAGGGGGGGAGCTTTCCGTTGTTTTTATCACGCATGATTTGCGCATTGCATTTGCCTTGGCCAATCGTGTGGCTGTGATGTACGCGGGCCGGATTGTGGAATTGGGTGATGTGGATGAAGTTAAGGAGAGCCCGAAGCATCCTTATACTGAACGGCTGTTGGAATGTGTGCCGGGCATGGCACGCGGCGCGGGCCGGCTTTCGCCCATTGAAGGAGAGCCTCCGCAACTCTGGGATATCCCTGCGGGGTGTGCGTTTCACCCGCGATGCCACCGGGTTGAGCCGCGTTGCAGGCAACTCAGTCCGGGCCCGGTATCCATGAGTCCCACCCACTGGAGCCGGTGTTTGCTTCTGGAGGAAAAGCTGTGA
- a CDS encoding ABC transporter permease encodes MRTDLSYQRAIAIGGSVIAFLAALAILGPVLSPYDPNAVKLTEILAKPTASHWMGTDFLGRDVLTRMLYAARISLLIGFIAVGISTVVGTTLGALAGYFSKLDRWIMGFVDLMLCFPTFFLILAVIAFLEANIWNIMVVIGLTSWMGVARLMRAEILTLKQREFVLAARVAGAKDFHILRKHLIPNAMGPVLVNATLGVGAAILVESGLSFLGIGVQPPTATWGNMLMEGKQSLGLAWWLSVYPGLAILVTVIGFNLLGEGLRDYVLGEYD; translated from the coding sequence TTGAGAACCGATCTCAGCTATCAGCGGGCCATTGCGATCGGGGGGAGCGTGATTGCTTTCCTGGCGGCGCTTGCGATCTTGGGCCCTGTCCTGAGTCCGTATGACCCGAATGCAGTCAAGCTGACGGAGATCCTTGCCAAACCAACGGCTTCACATTGGATGGGGACCGATTTTCTGGGCCGCGACGTGCTCACGCGCATGCTTTACGCGGCGCGTATCTCCTTGCTCATTGGTTTCATTGCTGTGGGTATTTCCACAGTGGTGGGCACCACCCTCGGCGCATTGGCCGGGTACTTTAGCAAGCTGGACCGTTGGATTATGGGCTTTGTGGATTTAATGCTTTGCTTTCCCACCTTTTTCCTGATTCTTGCGGTGATCGCCTTCTTGGAAGCCAATATCTGGAACATCATGGTGGTGATCGGTCTCACGAGCTGGATGGGGGTGGCCCGCTTGATGCGCGCGGAAATTCTCACGCTCAAACAGCGCGAATTTGTGTTGGCCGCCAGAGTAGCTGGCGCAAAAGATTTTCATATCTTGAGGAAACATTTGATTCCCAATGCCATGGGCCCGGTCTTGGTCAATGCCACCCTGGGAGTGGGAGCAGCAATTTTGGTGGAGTCGGGACTGAGCTTTTTGGGGATCGGGGTGCAGCCGCCCACCGCGACCTGGGGCAATATGTTGATGGAAGGCAAACAGTCCTTAGGCCTGGCTTGGTGGTTGAGCGTGTATCCGGGCCTGGCGATTTTGGTGACTGTGATCGGATTCAATTTGTTGGGTGAGGGGTTGCGGGACTATGTGTTGGGAGAGTATGACTGA
- a CDS encoding CCA tRNA nucleotidyltransferase — translation MSIEIHTKIEPVLKRAAAVSRERAAECYVVGGLLRDLLLQRTPHPPLNVDLAVSGGPEGFARSLGEAFDARPICIHKEHQTFRLACYVPQQEDPILVDITALHPDGIDEDLSRRDFTVNALATTPQAFVQGTWPEELWDPCGSKRDLLYKTLRVCNDKAFEDDPVRVMRAFSFRAALSTEFDTDTCELLGKSITLLDQAAPERVQAEMGRLLEAQASHTLQLMSDMGVWKVLCPELEACRGVEQGGWHHLDVLDHTIEAMRQLELLLENPSRWGVKESEALRKYLQEPLVRHRPRLVALKIGVLLHDIGKPATRVPMTETRWGFTGHERVGQEMADEICRRWRLSNRERDVVGSIVKFHLRPGFLTREENPSDRALFRFRRDTAEEEGSMLLCWLADKSATTGPIRDPKEHDRDTQYVAACLNHFLNPPEPPPEPLMDGKTLIVELGLEPGPKVGKILEALHESQSLGEISTPAEALARAKELLKSDLC, via the coding sequence ATGAGTATTGAGATTCATACCAAAATTGAGCCTGTTCTAAAGCGTGCGGCAGCGGTTAGCCGTGAGCGCGCAGCAGAATGCTATGTGGTGGGAGGCCTCCTGAGGGATCTTCTGCTGCAACGCACCCCGCACCCGCCGCTCAATGTGGATTTGGCGGTGAGCGGGGGGCCGGAAGGCTTTGCCCGGTCCCTGGGCGAAGCCTTTGACGCGCGTCCCATTTGCATTCACAAGGAGCACCAAACCTTCCGCCTGGCCTGTTATGTTCCCCAGCAGGAGGATCCTATTCTGGTGGACATCACCGCGCTGCATCCGGACGGGATCGATGAGGATCTATCGCGCCGGGACTTTACTGTAAATGCTTTGGCCACAACGCCCCAGGCCTTTGTCCAGGGCACCTGGCCGGAGGAGCTCTGGGACCCCTGCGGTTCCAAACGGGACCTCCTGTACAAGACCCTGCGTGTCTGTAATGACAAGGCCTTTGAGGACGACCCGGTGCGCGTGATGCGCGCATTTTCTTTCCGCGCTGCGCTCAGCACGGAATTCGACACGGACACGTGTGAGCTGCTGGGAAAGAGTATTACTCTCCTGGATCAGGCGGCTCCGGAGCGTGTGCAGGCGGAAATGGGCCGTCTCCTGGAGGCGCAGGCCTCCCACACTTTGCAGCTTATGAGCGATATGGGTGTGTGGAAGGTTCTGTGCCCGGAACTTGAGGCCTGCCGCGGTGTGGAGCAAGGGGGATGGCACCACCTGGATGTCCTGGACCACACCATCGAGGCCATGCGTCAGCTGGAGCTCCTCTTGGAGAATCCCTCCCGTTGGGGTGTGAAGGAATCCGAGGCCTTGAGAAAATACCTGCAGGAGCCTCTGGTGCGCCACCGCCCTCGCTTGGTGGCTCTGAAGATTGGCGTGCTTCTGCACGATATAGGCAAGCCCGCAACCCGGGTGCCCATGACCGAGACGCGATGGGGCTTTACCGGCCACGAACGCGTGGGGCAGGAAATGGCCGATGAGATCTGCAGGCGCTGGCGTCTTTCCAATCGCGAGAGGGATGTGGTGGGCTCGATCGTCAAATTCCATCTGCGCCCGGGATTCCTGACGCGTGAGGAAAATCCATCTGACCGTGCCCTTTTCCGGTTCCGCAGAGACACGGCAGAGGAGGAAGGCTCCATGCTTTTGTGCTGGCTTGCGGATAAGTCCGCAACCACGGGGCCCATACGGGATCCTAAGGAACATGACCGCGACACCCAGTATGTGGCGGCATGCCTCAACCATTTTCTCAACCCGCCCGAGCCTCCGCCCGAGCCCCTTATGGACGGGAAGACTTTGATAGTTGAATTGGGTTTGGAGCCGGGCCCCAAGGTGGGGAAAATTCTGGAAGCCCTTCATGAGTCCCAGAGCCTGGGGGAAATCAGCACTCCGGCCGAAGCGCTGGCGCGTGCCAAGGAGCTCCTGAAAAGTGATTTATGCTAA